A section of the Flavobacteriales bacterium genome encodes:
- the aroQ gene encoding type II 3-dehydroquinate dehydratase has product MADILVLNGPNLGLLGRREPSVYGSTDLEGLMSGLREAFPKHRIDHRQSDLEGELIHWLHEADGVYTGVVINAGGYSHTSVALRDAVAAVSVPVVEVHLTNLLAREPFRHTSLVGAVCVGSIMGFGAESYRLAVEHLLRRPIL; this is encoded by the coding sequence ATGGCGGACATCCTGGTGCTCAACGGCCCCAACCTCGGCCTTCTTGGTCGTCGCGAGCCTTCGGTCTATGGCAGCACCGACCTGGAGGGCCTGATGTCCGGCTTGCGCGAAGCGTTCCCGAAGCACCGGATCGATCACCGGCAGAGCGACCTGGAGGGTGAGCTGATCCACTGGTTGCACGAGGCGGATGGCGTGTACACAGGGGTGGTGATCAACGCGGGGGGCTACAGCCACACCTCGGTGGCCCTGCGCGACGCGGTGGCCGCCGTGTCCGTGCCCGTGGTGGAGGTGCACCTGACCAACCTGCTCGCGCGCGAGCCGTTCCGCCACACCTCCCTGGTCGGGGCCGTGTGCGTGGGCAGCATCATGGGGTTCGGCGCGGAGAGCTACCGCCTGGCGGTGGAGCACCTGCTGCGTCGTCCCATCCTCTAG
- a CDS encoding glycosyltransferase family 2 protein — protein MRDTAIVILNWNGQAWLQRFLPGVVREAEGAEVVVADNGSTDGSLDWVRTAMPQVRVIALDRNLGFAGGYNAALAQLEAPYFVLLNSDVEVRPGWLSGMRALLDADPRMAACQPKVLAHAHPDRFEHAGAAGGFIDRNGYPFCRGRIFEITETDHGQYDDDREVFWATGACLMVRARAFRESGGFDTSLFAHMEEIDLCWRLRRRGWRIGYTARASVLHVGGGALGYGSPRKTYLNFRNSLIVLTKNLHTGWLPGRLLRRFLLDGAAGWKFLLEGHGAHSWQVARAHVHFIGRLPALLRERARLMDQEREPDLTGMYTRNIAFDRFILGHARFSDLPMEAFVRRP, from the coding sequence ATGCGCGATACGGCGATCGTGATCCTCAACTGGAACGGCCAGGCCTGGCTCCAGCGCTTCCTGCCCGGTGTCGTGCGCGAGGCCGAAGGCGCGGAAGTGGTGGTGGCCGACAACGGCAGCACCGATGGCTCCTTGGACTGGGTGCGCACGGCCATGCCGCAGGTGCGGGTGATCGCCCTCGACCGGAACCTCGGGTTCGCAGGGGGGTACAACGCCGCCCTGGCGCAGCTGGAGGCCCCGTACTTCGTGCTGCTCAACTCCGACGTGGAGGTGCGTCCGGGCTGGCTCTCCGGCATGCGCGCCCTGTTGGATGCCGACCCGCGGATGGCGGCCTGCCAGCCCAAGGTGTTGGCCCATGCCCACCCCGACCGCTTCGAACACGCCGGCGCAGCGGGGGGATTCATCGACCGCAACGGCTACCCCTTCTGCCGCGGGCGGATCTTCGAGATCACCGAGACCGACCACGGGCAGTACGACGACGACCGCGAGGTGTTCTGGGCCACCGGCGCCTGCCTGATGGTGCGGGCGCGCGCCTTTCGCGAGAGCGGCGGCTTCGACACCTCCCTGTTCGCGCACATGGAGGAGATCGACCTGTGCTGGCGGCTCAGGCGACGGGGCTGGCGCATCGGCTATACGGCCCGCGCCAGCGTGCTGCACGTGGGCGGTGGGGCGCTCGGCTACGGGAGCCCACGCAAGACCTACCTCAACTTCCGCAACAGCCTCATCGTTCTCACCAAGAACCTCCATACAGGCTGGCTGCCCGGCCGTTTGCTTCGCCGGTTCCTGCTGGACGGTGCGGCCGGATGGAAGTTCCTGCTGGAAGGGCATGGCGCGCACAGCTGGCAGGTGGCCCGTGCGCATGTCCACTTCATCGGCCGGCTTCCGGCCCTCCTCCGCGAACGCGCCAGGCTCATGGACCAGGAGCGGGAACCCGACCTCACGGGCATGTACACCCGCAACATCGCGTTCGACCGGTTCATCCTCGGGCACGCCCGGTTCAGCGACCTGCCCATGGAGGCCTTCGTGCGGCGTCCCTAG
- a CDS encoding GWxTD domain-containing protein, translating to MSRSILPLALMSLALPVGAQSLPEFIVEARRFDVPGQGPFVDLSVAVLGTSVYHEDSAAGLSQARLELVALIESSGSIVDHRKVELTGPPRITELPPDLLYTTAFALPSGDHILEVQVRDLQGADSARIERRPLLLPALPAGPTFSDVLLVSGTGQEGASGHTHAGRTFIPFVGAYYPSSVERLDLYAELYGMDDRLGGDSLYLLSYQIEGQGTGTPVGAFRAAARVRARAVEPVLGGFDIRSLPSGNYVLALEARDRSGQLLARTERFLQRNNPIAYGMDDLSTVAMGGTFADRITEPDSLAEFIHCLRPIADDLERKMIDDRWKDREMDLMRRFFYSFWFNRNGMDPEGAWRAYRAEVVRVNRMYGSRIKRGYETDRGYVHLKYGAPNTIVDRPSDMGVYPYQIWHYYRAGRYTDRRFVFYLPDMVTNDYELLHSEVPGEIQNPRWNQVLHSRDTPMNNVQPGSVNSLSGERTDEFFLNPR from the coding sequence ATGTCACGCTCGATCCTCCCGCTCGCCCTGATGTCCCTTGCACTACCCGTCGGTGCTCAGTCGCTTCCGGAGTTCATTGTGGAGGCGCGGCGCTTTGACGTGCCCGGGCAGGGTCCCTTCGTGGACCTCAGCGTGGCCGTGCTCGGCACATCGGTGTACCATGAGGATTCCGCCGCAGGCTTGTCCCAGGCCCGGTTGGAACTGGTCGCGCTGATCGAGAGCTCCGGCAGCATCGTGGACCACCGGAAAGTGGAGCTCACCGGCCCACCGCGCATCACGGAGCTTCCTCCCGATCTTCTGTACACCACGGCCTTCGCCCTTCCATCCGGTGACCATATCCTGGAGGTGCAGGTGCGCGACCTCCAGGGAGCGGACTCGGCCCGCATCGAACGCCGCCCCCTTCTCCTTCCGGCCCTCCCTGCCGGACCGACCTTCTCGGACGTGCTCCTCGTTTCGGGCACCGGCCAGGAAGGAGCGTCCGGGCACACCCACGCCGGTCGCACCTTCATCCCGTTCGTGGGGGCCTACTACCCCAGCTCGGTGGAACGGCTGGACCTCTACGCCGAGCTCTACGGGATGGACGACCGGCTTGGCGGGGACAGCCTCTACCTGCTGAGCTACCAGATCGAGGGACAGGGAACGGGCACACCGGTCGGCGCGTTCCGGGCTGCCGCGCGGGTGAGGGCGCGTGCCGTGGAACCGGTGCTCGGCGGCTTCGACATCCGCTCGCTGCCCAGCGGCAACTACGTGCTGGCCTTGGAGGCGCGCGACCGCTCCGGACAGCTCCTCGCCCGCACCGAACGGTTCCTCCAACGCAATAATCCGATCGCCTACGGGATGGACGACCTGTCCACCGTGGCGATGGGCGGCACCTTCGCCGACCGCATCACCGAACCCGACAGCCTCGCCGAGTTCATCCACTGCCTGCGTCCCATCGCCGATGACCTGGAGCGCAAGATGATCGATGATCGCTGGAAGGACCGCGAGATGGACCTCATGCGCCGCTTCTTCTACAGCTTCTGGTTCAACCGCAATGGAATGGACCCGGAAGGGGCATGGCGGGCCTACCGCGCCGAGGTGGTTCGGGTCAATCGGATGTACGGTTCGCGCATCAAGCGGGGGTACGAGACCGATCGTGGCTACGTGCATCTGAAGTACGGAGCACCCAACACGATCGTCGACCGGCCCAGTGACATGGGGGTCTATCCCTATCAGATCTGGCACTACTACCGCGCAGGGCGCTACACCGACCGCCGGTTCGTGTTCTACCTGCCGGACATGGTGACCAACGACTACGAGCTGCTGCACTCCGAGGTCCCCGGTGAGATCCAGAACCCCCGGTGGAACCAGGTGCTCCACTCGCGCGACACGCCCATGAACAACGTGCAGCCCGGCTCGGTGAACAGCCTGAGCGGTGAGCGGACGGACGAGTTCTTCCTGAACCCGCGCTGA
- a CDS encoding MBL fold metallo-hydrolase, with product MRFTFLGTGTSQGVPVIGCRCAVCMSTDPRDRRLRTAGWLQVGGRSVLIDAGPDLRQQSLRAGMDHVDAVLLTHEHMDHISGMDELRSFNHRQHAVMPVHASEATLAAVRRIYAYAFAEVRYPGVPELELHPITAGPFTAAGIGLEAVDVLHLGMPVLGFRIGGLTYITDAKQLPQATKERVRGSEVLVLNALRHEPHAAHLNLEEALDLARELAARRTFFTHISHLLGPHAEVQPTLPDGVELAHDGLSVELPDP from the coding sequence ATGCGCTTCACCTTCCTCGGAACGGGTACCAGCCAGGGCGTGCCGGTGATCGGCTGCCGCTGCGCGGTCTGCATGAGCACCGATCCGCGCGATCGGCGCCTGCGGACGGCGGGCTGGCTGCAGGTGGGCGGGCGGTCCGTGTTGATCGATGCCGGCCCCGACCTGCGTCAGCAGAGCCTGCGTGCCGGGATGGACCATGTGGATGCGGTGCTGTTGACCCATGAGCATATGGACCACATCAGCGGCATGGACGAACTGCGCAGCTTCAACCACCGCCAGCACGCGGTGATGCCGGTCCATGCCTCCGAGGCCACGCTCGCCGCCGTGCGTCGGATCTACGCTTACGCGTTCGCGGAGGTGCGCTATCCCGGCGTGCCCGAGCTGGAGCTGCACCCGATCACCGCCGGCCCCTTCACCGCTGCCGGCATCGGCCTCGAAGCCGTTGACGTGCTGCACCTGGGCATGCCGGTGCTGGGTTTCCGCATCGGTGGCCTCACCTACATCACCGACGCGAAGCAGTTGCCGCAGGCCACAAAGGAGCGGGTGCGCGGATCGGAGGTGCTGGTGCTGAACGCCCTGCGGCACGAGCCTCATGCGGCGCATCTCAACCTGGAGGAGGCGTTGGACCTGGCCCGGGAGTTGGCCGCGCGGCGCACCTTCTTCACCCACATCAGCCATCTGCTGGGGCCGCACGCCGAGGTGCAGCCGACCCTGCCGGATGGCGTGGAGCTGGCCCATGACGGGTTGTCCGTGGAGTTGCCCGACCCCTGA
- a CDS encoding N-formylglutamate amidohydrolase, translated as MTRLLLTCEHGGHEVPTEVRALFTGAEDVLHSHRGWDPGALHLFEALRPFAHLALAGTTSRLVVELNRSLDSPALFSAFTRDLPQAQRSHMIDEHYTPLRTTAADAVATWRAQQQTVLHLSVHSFTPVLDGETRAMDIGLLYDPSRSWERVLAATWEQLLRTAAPDLRIRHNEPYLGTDDGHTTALRTAQPSGYAGIELEVNQRFATDGGRRLDARVTAAVVASFTALLAHPAANP; from the coding sequence ATGACCCGCCTTTTACTCACCTGCGAGCACGGCGGTCACGAGGTGCCCACCGAGGTGCGCGCGCTCTTCACCGGCGCGGAGGATGTGCTGCACTCCCACCGTGGCTGGGACCCGGGGGCCCTGCATCTGTTCGAGGCCCTTCGCCCCTTCGCCCACCTCGCCCTGGCCGGGACCACCTCCCGGCTGGTGGTGGAGCTGAACCGCTCGCTCGACAGCCCGGCCTTGTTCTCCGCGTTCACCCGCGACCTGCCGCAGGCCCAGCGCAGCCACATGATCGACGAGCACTACACCCCGCTCCGAACGACGGCCGCGGATGCCGTGGCGACCTGGCGCGCTCAGCAGCAGACCGTCCTGCACCTCAGCGTGCACAGCTTCACGCCGGTGCTGGACGGCGAAACGCGTGCGATGGACATCGGTCTGCTCTACGATCCGTCAAGGTCCTGGGAGCGGGTGCTTGCCGCAACGTGGGAGCAGCTGTTGCGCACCGCGGCGCCGGACCTCCGGATCCGCCATAACGAACCCTACCTCGGTACCGACGACGGGCACACCACCGCCCTCCGCACCGCACAACCATCGGGATATGCCGGCATTGAACTGGAAGTGAACCAGCGCTTCGCGACGGATGGTGGTCGGAGACTCGACGCCAGGGTGACGGCGGCCGTCGTGGCCAGCTTCACCGCCCTCCTGGCCCACCCGGCCGCCAACCCATGA
- a CDS encoding glutamate--cysteine ligase has protein sequence MTPPARNAFKLFEVTGIELEYMVVQRGTLRVLPIVDLLFKDVAGRITSDVDRGDVEWSNELVSHVVELKTARPTRRIPAFRRKFAAEVRAINAALAARDAMLLPTAAHPLMDPFTETVIWPHEYNEVYALYNRIFDCRGHGWSNLQSTHLNLPFANDEEFGKLHAAVRMVLPIIPALTASSPLLDGRPTGFLDSRMEAYLHHQDRLPALMGSLIPEPVFTQEDYYREIFDPIGRALAPFDTEQVMDHHFANSRGAIARFDRGAIELRVIDIQECPGADLAIAELIVALCRAMTRGRWTSTYLQRAWGETDLLPIFLQTIKDAGKAVIANKDYLLMFGVMKEQRMTAQRLWEHIVQELRGELSEEAGAVIDHVLAKGCLAQRILARTGRKPSTDKIRQVYTELAACLQEDRLFA, from the coding sequence ATGACCCCTCCCGCACGGAACGCATTCAAGCTCTTCGAGGTCACCGGCATCGAACTGGAGTACATGGTGGTGCAGCGCGGAACCCTCCGCGTGCTGCCCATCGTGGACCTGCTCTTCAAGGATGTAGCAGGCCGCATCACGAGCGATGTGGACCGCGGTGACGTGGAATGGAGCAACGAGCTCGTGAGCCATGTCGTGGAGCTGAAGACCGCCCGCCCCACGCGGCGGATCCCGGCCTTCCGCAGGAAGTTCGCCGCCGAGGTGCGCGCCATCAACGCCGCCCTGGCAGCGCGCGACGCCATGCTCCTGCCCACGGCCGCCCATCCGCTCATGGACCCCTTCACCGAAACGGTGATCTGGCCGCACGAATACAACGAGGTGTACGCCCTGTACAACCGCATCTTCGACTGCCGCGGGCACGGCTGGAGCAACCTGCAGAGCACCCACCTCAACCTGCCCTTCGCCAACGACGAGGAGTTCGGGAAGCTCCACGCCGCCGTGCGCATGGTGCTGCCGATCATCCCCGCGCTCACCGCCAGCTCACCCCTGCTCGACGGCAGGCCCACCGGATTCCTTGACTCGCGCATGGAGGCCTACCTCCATCATCAGGATCGCCTGCCCGCCCTCATGGGCTCCCTGATCCCCGAGCCGGTCTTCACCCAGGAGGACTACTACCGCGAGATCTTCGACCCCATCGGCCGCGCCCTCGCCCCCTTCGACACCGAACAGGTGATGGACCACCACTTCGCCAACTCGCGCGGTGCCATCGCCCGGTTCGACCGCGGTGCCATCGAGCTGCGCGTGATCGACATCCAGGAATGCCCCGGTGCCGACCTGGCCATCGCCGAACTGATCGTGGCCCTCTGTCGCGCCATGACCAGGGGCCGCTGGACCAGCACCTACCTGCAGCGTGCCTGGGGCGAGACCGACCTGCTGCCCATCTTCCTGCAGACCATCAAGGACGCAGGCAAGGCCGTCATCGCCAACAAGGACTACCTGCTCATGTTCGGCGTGATGAAGGAACAACGCATGACGGCCCAACGCCTGTGGGAGCACATCGTGCAGGAGCTGCGCGGCGAATTGAGCGAGGAGGCCGGTGCCGTCATCGATCATGTGCTCGCGAAAGGCTGCCTGGCCCAGCGCATCCTGGCACGCACCGGTCGGAAACCCTCGACGGACAAGATCCGCCAGGTCTATACCGAGCTCGCGGCCTGCCTGCAGGAGGACCGGCTCTTCGCATGA
- a CDS encoding RimK family protein: MRKIIVVRDPREFHLGLKDVEVVSSKDYLTHPVYAALRNVRIFNLARSYSYQSRGYYVSLLAEARGHKVIPDAKSILDLRSPRLVKVLGRDLHGLIQQQLADKKKDQFDLSIYFGRNVNRKYDRLAHELYKVFRSPLLRARFQRTSGEWELRTIRPIPYNDIPEDHLPFLRRFAGEYFAKKRYDRAREDHSSYDLAILVNPEDQASPSNKRAVVKFRQAAERLGFKVDILGPDDIDRVGEYDALLIRENTHVDHHTYRFARKAQKEGLAVMDAPDAILKCNNKVFLAEVMEAHDVPTPRTLIVHAENRQEVIARFGLPVVLKLPDSTFSRGVTKAHSPEELDRKLDELLGESDLVIAQEFMPSDFDWRVGVLDGRPLYACKYFMARGHWQIYNWGSGTKKDQTGDFATLPVDQAPKAVVDAAVKAVLAVVGDEGLFGVDVKEHEGRPYVIEVNECPNIDHGVEDLVLGDALYEAIIASLKHRIERRIGIRPSAAPAAPAPRT, encoded by the coding sequence ATGAGGAAGATCATCGTGGTGCGCGATCCGCGCGAGTTCCATCTCGGCCTCAAGGACGTAGAGGTGGTGTCCAGCAAGGACTACCTCACCCATCCCGTCTACGCTGCGCTGCGCAACGTGCGCATCTTCAACCTGGCCCGCAGCTACAGCTATCAGAGCCGCGGATACTACGTGAGCCTGCTGGCCGAGGCCCGCGGGCACAAGGTGATCCCCGATGCCAAGAGCATCCTTGACCTGCGTTCGCCGCGCCTGGTGAAGGTGCTCGGCCGCGACCTGCACGGCCTCATCCAGCAGCAGCTGGCGGACAAGAAGAAGGACCAGTTCGATCTGAGCATCTACTTCGGTCGCAACGTCAACCGCAAGTACGACCGCCTGGCGCACGAGCTCTACAAGGTCTTCCGATCGCCGCTCCTGAGGGCCCGCTTCCAGCGCACCAGTGGCGAGTGGGAGCTGCGCACCATCCGCCCGATCCCGTACAACGACATCCCCGAGGACCACCTCCCGTTCCTGCGGCGCTTCGCGGGCGAGTACTTCGCCAAGAAGCGTTACGACCGCGCCCGCGAGGACCACAGCAGCTACGACCTGGCCATCCTGGTGAACCCCGAGGACCAGGCCTCGCCCAGCAACAAGCGGGCGGTGGTGAAGTTCAGACAGGCCGCCGAACGCCTGGGATTCAAGGTGGACATCCTGGGCCCCGACGACATCGACCGGGTGGGCGAATACGATGCGCTCCTCATCCGCGAGAACACCCATGTGGACCACCACACCTACCGCTTCGCCCGCAAGGCTCAGAAGGAGGGCCTCGCCGTGATGGACGCGCCCGACGCGATCCTCAAGTGCAACAACAAGGTCTTCCTCGCCGAGGTGATGGAGGCCCACGATGTGCCCACCCCGCGCACGCTCATCGTCCACGCCGAGAACCGCCAGGAGGTGATCGCACGCTTCGGCCTTCCGGTGGTGCTGAAGCTGCCGGACAGCACGTTCAGCCGGGGCGTCACCAAGGCGCACAGCCCCGAGGAACTGGACCGGAAGTTGGATGAGCTGCTCGGCGAGAGCGACCTGGTGATCGCCCAGGAGTTCATGCCGAGCGACTTCGACTGGCGCGTGGGCGTGCTCGACGGTCGTCCGCTCTACGCGTGCAAGTACTTCATGGCGCGCGGCCACTGGCAGATCTACAATTGGGGCAGCGGCACGAAAAAGGACCAGACCGGCGACTTCGCCACCCTGCCCGTGGACCAGGCCCCGAAGGCCGTTGTCGACGCCGCCGTGAAGGCCGTGCTGGCCGTGGTGGGCGACGAGGGTCTCTTCGGAGTGGACGTGAAGGAGCACGAGGGGCGACCCTATGTGATCGAGGTGAACGAATGCCCGAACATCGACCACGGTGTGGAGGACCTCGTGCTCGGTGACGCCCTCTACGAAGCCATCATCGCATCCCTGAAGCACCGCATCGAACGCAGGATCGGCATCCGACCATCCGCCGCACCGGCCGCGCCGGCACCACGCACATGA
- a CDS encoding Gldg family protein has translation MRTRATMIRFGLLFAAVLVLLNLVGSRYHFRIDLTSDQRYTLSKATRDILQNLPEAATITGYFTEELPPDLAVARDEFRDLVVEYAERSGGNVVYEMIDPASADSLEQQARESGIRPLLVNTREKDKAEQIKAFMGAVVRMGDQQSVIPVVQPGSPMEWELSSRIKEVSVPEKPVVGIMQGHGEPSVNAMAQAMQGLSILYSVEPMTIYDTMPIHGRFRTIAIIDPADTISPMALQRMEEFMARGGGVVIAYSNASADLQRTPLVEPRHTGIDPWLARHGLRADPDLVTDAQCGQVQVMQQRGFFNLQTAMAFPYFPRVTRFGEHPVSSGLEAVVLPFARAFTATGDSTYRYSPLLSTSDRTGSATLPHEVDLQRQWSDADFTQPPRNLAFAVEGPFGNGQGARLVVIGNGNFAVGAEGGQLNPDNINLLVNAVDWVSDQTGLIDLRGKGVSYRPLEELSDAERSTLKWSNLLFPIALVIIGGVLRTQWRRRQRKARTAPGHVE, from the coding sequence ATGAGGACCAGGGCCACGATGATCCGCTTCGGGCTGCTCTTCGCCGCCGTGCTCGTGCTGCTCAACCTCGTGGGCTCCCGCTATCACTTCCGCATCGACCTCACCAGCGACCAGCGATACACCCTCAGCAAGGCCACGCGCGACATCCTGCAGAACCTCCCCGAGGCCGCCACCATCACCGGCTACTTCACCGAGGAACTTCCACCGGACCTCGCCGTGGCGCGCGATGAGTTCCGCGACCTGGTGGTGGAGTACGCCGAACGTTCCGGTGGCAACGTGGTGTACGAGATGATCGACCCGGCCTCGGCCGACTCGCTTGAACAACAAGCCCGGGAGAGCGGCATCCGCCCCCTGCTCGTGAACACCCGCGAGAAGGACAAGGCCGAACAGATCAAGGCCTTCATGGGTGCCGTGGTGCGCATGGGCGATCAGCAGTCCGTGATCCCCGTGGTCCAGCCTGGATCGCCCATGGAATGGGAGCTCAGCTCGCGCATCAAGGAGGTGAGCGTGCCGGAGAAACCCGTGGTCGGCATCATGCAGGGCCATGGGGAGCCTTCGGTGAACGCCATGGCCCAGGCCATGCAGGGCCTGAGCATCCTCTACAGTGTGGAGCCGATGACGATCTACGATACCATGCCCATCCACGGTCGGTTCCGCACCATCGCCATCATCGATCCCGCGGACACCATCAGCCCCATGGCGCTGCAACGGATGGAGGAGTTCATGGCCCGCGGAGGCGGTGTGGTCATCGCCTACAGCAACGCCTCCGCCGACCTGCAACGCACACCGCTGGTGGAGCCGCGCCACACCGGCATCGATCCCTGGCTCGCCCGCCACGGTCTGCGCGCCGACCCGGACCTGGTGACCGACGCCCAGTGCGGACAGGTGCAGGTGATGCAACAGCGGGGCTTCTTCAACCTGCAGACCGCCATGGCCTTCCCGTACTTCCCCCGGGTGACCCGCTTCGGCGAACACCCGGTGTCCTCGGGCCTCGAAGCCGTGGTGCTCCCATTCGCACGCGCGTTCACGGCGACCGGCGACAGCACCTACCGCTATTCACCGCTGCTCAGCACCAGCGACCGCACCGGATCGGCGACCCTGCCGCATGAGGTCGACCTCCAACGGCAGTGGTCCGATGCGGACTTCACCCAGCCGCCACGGAACCTCGCCTTCGCCGTGGAAGGCCCCTTCGGCAACGGCCAGGGTGCCAGGCTCGTGGTGATCGGCAATGGCAACTTCGCCGTGGGCGCGGAAGGCGGACAGCTGAACCCGGACAACATCAACCTGCTGGTGAACGCCGTCGACTGGGTGAGCGACCAGACCGGATTGATCGACCTTCGGGGCAAGGGGGTCAGCTACAGACCCCTCGAGGAATTGAGCGATGCCGAGCGGAGCACCCTGAAATGGTCCAACCTTCTGTTCCCCATCGCGCTCGTGATCATCGGTGGCGTGCTGCGCACCCAATGGCGCCGGCGCCAGCGCAAGGCCCGAACCGCACCCGGACATGTGGAGTAA
- a CDS encoding ABC transporter permease subunit, which translates to MAYILLVVFLGISGFFTWWFGADVFMMGQADLGSFFNIAYWTLFFFIPALTMRTLAEERRTGTLDLLLTKAVSDWQVVLGKFTACLLLIALALACTLPYYVTVARIGPLDHGAALCGYLALLLMSASYIGIGIFASSTTNNQLVAFLIALIVGACFHLFFGIVAATLTGPVGRVFDFLGMGVHFDSMSRGVVDSRDVLYFLSIATAGLVAAELQLARRGLQR; encoded by the coding sequence ATGGCCTACATCCTGCTGGTGGTCTTCCTGGGCATCAGCGGCTTCTTCACCTGGTGGTTCGGTGCCGATGTGTTCATGATGGGCCAGGCCGACCTTGGCAGCTTCTTCAACATCGCCTACTGGACCCTGTTCTTCTTCATCCCCGCCCTCACCATGCGCACGTTGGCCGAGGAACGGCGCACCGGCACCCTCGACCTGCTGCTGACCAAGGCCGTCAGCGACTGGCAGGTGGTGCTGGGCAAGTTCACCGCCTGCCTGCTCCTCATCGCCCTGGCCCTGGCCTGCACCCTGCCCTATTACGTCACCGTGGCCCGCATCGGACCCCTCGACCATGGTGCGGCCCTCTGCGGCTACCTCGCCCTGTTGCTGATGAGCGCCAGCTACATCGGCATCGGGATCTTCGCCAGCTCCACCACGAACAACCAGCTCGTGGCCTTCCTCATCGCCCTGATCGTCGGCGCCTGCTTCCACCTCTTCTTCGGCATCGTGGCCGCAACGCTCACCGGGCCGGTGGGACGTGTGTTCGACTTCCTGGGCATGGGGGTGCACTTCGACTCCATGTCGCGTGGCGTGGTGGACAGCCGTGATGTCCTCTACTTCCTCAGCATCGCCACAGCCGGCCTGGTGGCCGCTGAGCTTCAACTGGCCCGACGGGGCCTACAGCGGTGA
- a CDS encoding ATP-binding cassette domain-containing protein: protein MDIRIEGLTKRYGQQAAVDGISLVVRPGEVLGFLGPNGAGKSTTMKMICGLLTPDAGSVHVGGRSVLSDLRTVRRHIGYLPENNPLYEDMPVLDHLRFAARIQGLSDARIRERLAEMVRVCGLDAEKHKRVGELSKGYRQRVGLAQAMVHDPEVLILDEPTTGLDPNQIVEIRELIKEVGRAKTVIFSTHILPEVEATCDRILIINKGRIVADGTPGELRRQAQGRPLVRVRIEDAPTGAPAEALCALPGVERLEATPDGAYLLQAAADADIARPVYRLCVDRGWTLTELHSPGSRLEDVFRDLTLN, encoded by the coding sequence ATGGACATCCGCATCGAAGGCCTCACAAAACGTTACGGCCAGCAGGCCGCCGTGGATGGCATCAGCCTCGTGGTCCGTCCCGGTGAGGTGCTCGGTTTCCTGGGGCCGAACGGCGCCGGGAAGTCCACCACCATGAAGATGATCTGCGGACTGCTCACCCCCGATGCGGGCAGCGTCCATGTCGGGGGCCGCTCGGTGCTCAGCGATCTGCGGACCGTGCGACGGCACATCGGCTACCTGCCGGAGAACAACCCCCTGTACGAGGACATGCCCGTGCTCGACCACCTGCGATTCGCTGCGCGCATCCAAGGCCTGTCCGACGCCCGCATCCGGGAGCGCCTGGCGGAGATGGTCCGCGTCTGCGGCCTTGATGCCGAAAAGCACAAGCGCGTGGGCGAGCTCAGCAAAGGCTACCGACAGCGCGTGGGGCTCGCCCAGGCCATGGTGCACGATCCGGAGGTGCTCATCCTGGACGAACCCACCACCGGCCTCGATCCCAATCAGATCGTGGAGATCCGCGAATTGATCAAGGAGGTGGGCCGGGCCAAGACGGTGATCTTCAGCACGCACATCCTTCCCGAGGTGGAAGCCACCTGTGACCGCATCCTGATCATCAACAAGGGCCGGATCGTGGCGGACGGGACCCCGGGTGAGTTGCGGCGCCAGGCGCAAGGCCGGCCTTTGGTGCGCGTGCGGATCGAGGACGCCCCCACCGGCGCTCCGGCGGAAGCCCTATGCGCCCTGCCGGGCGTGGAACGCCTCGAGGCCACCCCGGACGGGGCCTACCTGCTGCAGGCGGCCGCGGATGCCGACATCGCCCGCCCGGTCTACCGCTTGTGCGTGGACCGGGGGTGGACCCTGACCGAACTGCACTCCCCCGGCTCCCGCCTGGAGGATGTGTTCCGCGACCTTACGCTGAACTGA